A single window of Candidatus Lokiarchaeota archaeon DNA harbors:
- a CDS encoding orotidine 5'-phosphate decarboxylase produces MDIPGESLKRKLSAAAYVRKTRLVIGLDLTPKLPLTSEAAWGTEKARLESEARKIIELTSDYAVAYKINRHLMLPLGLFDRIPSIIDTIHDQALIAIMDCKLNDIGNSNEMIANHYFDAGFDAIIANPLVGWDGGLKRVFEIAEKKKRGVITLSYMSHPAADEGYGLMVAKDEKKKNHEPLYLSFARKARQWGADGTIVGATYPEKIREIRQVLGDEMPILSPGVGAQGGDAKTAIESGASYVIVARSIVNADDPASVAESIASQTWTDSPPWVS; encoded by the coding sequence TTGGACATTCCAGGAGAATCCTTGAAGCGCAAATTGTCCGCTGCTGCCTACGTACGAAAAACGAGATTGGTTATTGGACTAGACCTAACTCCTAAGCTTCCCTTAACAAGTGAAGCGGCTTGGGGTACCGAAAAGGCACGTTTGGAAAGTGAAGCGCGAAAAATCATAGAGTTGACTTCTGATTACGCTGTCGCTTACAAAATAAACCGTCACTTGATGTTACCGCTTGGTCTTTTTGATCGAATTCCAAGTATTATCGATACTATCCATGATCAGGCCCTGATTGCCATCATGGACTGTAAGCTGAACGATATAGGAAACAGCAATGAGATGATTGCTAACCATTACTTCGATGCGGGCTTTGATGCTATTATAGCCAATCCGCTAGTAGGTTGGGACGGTGGTCTTAAGCGAGTTTTTGAAATCGCAGAAAAGAAGAAACGAGGTGTCATCACCCTTTCGTACATGTCTCATCCAGCTGCAGATGAGGGATATGGCCTGATGGTGGCAAAAGACGAGAAGAAGAAAAATCACGAACCCCTGTATCTGTCCTTTGCACGAAAAGCCAGACAGTGGGGTGCAGATGGCACTATAGTGGGAGCTACATATCCTGAGAAAATACGGGAAATCAGACAGGTGCTTGGTGATGAAATGCCAATACTCAGCCCGGGTGTTGGAGCTCAGGGCGGTGATGCCAAAACAGCAATCGAGTCCGGAGCATCCTACGTGATTGTTGCCAGGTCCATAGTCAATGCAGATGATCCCGCTTCAGTAGCTGAAAGCATCGCCTCTCAAACATGGACAGACTCCCCACCTTGGGTTTCATAG
- a CDS encoding aminotransferase class I/II-fold pyridoxal phosphate-dependent enzyme, producing MAEEDSYAFASWTSFIPESQIRALLKYNVEYYFAGGKPGIIPTDTFAKILSNLSEEYTEKPGMALEDLNYGPTGGHKWFRKTLAKRLCDKRNINIDCETDWESVSITNGSQQALYALLDTMIDPGDVIITPSPAYLGFLGPAVKLGARVITVPTDLDGIIPEYVDKAINLSKAKFGKHPDMVYVVPDSDNPKGTTLPMKRRQELFDICENHNLILLEDSAYAEIQFKETDLKPIKSLDKDNNRVAYLGTTSKEAAVLRVGYSVMPDSVRDQVLKDKGYLDLCTSTLIQRILDEYYRNYIDDVLEEGIKGYKKRYEAMAEAIDESFPPGKRTDPTGGFFIWWQSEEEFDAREFLKQVAIPNDVIFVPGTAFYPITGYSLGNGKDKLVPSKPEHNTMRLGYSYAEPDVISEGIRRLGDLLTEHLQ from the coding sequence ATGGCAGAAGAAGACTCGTATGCGTTCGCGTCATGGACTAGCTTCATTCCGGAGAGCCAAATCCGCGCACTTCTCAAGTACAATGTAGAATACTACTTCGCGGGCGGGAAACCTGGTATCATTCCGACGGATACCTTTGCAAAAATCCTGTCAAACCTCAGCGAAGAGTATACTGAGAAGCCCGGGATGGCACTTGAGGATTTGAACTACGGTCCTACCGGCGGACACAAGTGGTTCCGGAAGACTCTTGCAAAACGGCTCTGTGATAAGAGGAATATCAATATCGATTGTGAGACCGACTGGGAAAGTGTATCAATAACAAATGGATCACAGCAGGCCTTGTATGCTCTGTTGGATACGATGATTGATCCTGGAGATGTTATCATCACTCCTTCACCGGCATATCTTGGTTTTCTTGGTCCGGCGGTCAAGTTGGGAGCACGAGTAATCACGGTGCCGACGGATCTGGATGGCATTATTCCCGAGTATGTCGATAAAGCCATCAATCTTTCAAAGGCGAAATTTGGTAAGCATCCAGATATGGTGTACGTCGTACCTGACTCTGATAATCCAAAGGGCACTACCTTACCCATGAAGCGGAGGCAAGAACTCTTTGACATCTGTGAGAATCATAACCTTATTCTCTTGGAGGACTCGGCTTACGCGGAAATCCAATTCAAAGAGACCGATTTGAAACCTATCAAGAGTCTCGATAAAGACAACAACCGTGTTGCCTATCTTGGTACCACCAGCAAGGAGGCAGCTGTTCTGAGGGTAGGATATTCTGTGATGCCTGACTCCGTAAGGGACCAGGTTCTCAAGGACAAGGGCTACCTTGACTTGTGCACGTCAACCTTGATTCAGCGCATACTTGATGAGTACTATCGCAACTACATCGACGATGTGCTTGAGGAAGGTATCAAGGGCTACAAAAAGCGGTACGAGGCTATGGCTGAAGCTATCGATGAGTCCTTCCCACCAGGAAAGCGTACCGATCCAACCGGCGGTTTCTTCATCTGGTGGCAAAGTGAAGAGGAATTTGATGCACGGGAGTTCTTGAAACAGGTAGCCATACCTAACGATGTGATATTCGTGCCAGGAACAGCGTTCTATCCCATTACTGGGTACAGTCTAGGAAATGGAAAGGACAAACTGGTACCGAGCAAGCCCGAACATAACACCATGCGGCTGGGCTATTCGTATGCTGAACCGGACGTAATCTCGGAAGGTATCCGTAGACTTGGCGACCTCCTGACTGAACATCTTCAGTAA
- a CDS encoding NUDIX domain-containing protein: protein MLALPHGRCTDVYKNPKPTVDIAITDGKRVVVIKRKNDPFKGSWVLPGGFVEYGETVENTAIREAKEETAIDIELEDILGVYSAPNRDPRGHNITTVFVATPVKGVPEGGDDAAEAEWREISSLQAGDLAFDHDLILRDLRSWLNQRQSFWSTKSRE, encoded by the coding sequence ATGCTAGCGCTTCCCCACGGGAGATGCACTGACGTGTACAAGAATCCTAAACCGACTGTTGATATTGCAATCACTGATGGAAAACGCGTTGTCGTTATCAAGCGGAAGAATGACCCATTCAAAGGTTCATGGGTTTTGCCGGGCGGCTTCGTTGAATATGGTGAGACGGTCGAAAACACAGCGATTCGTGAAGCAAAAGAAGAGACTGCAATCGACATCGAGCTAGAGGATATCTTGGGAGTATATAGCGCTCCAAACCGTGATCCACGAGGTCACAATATAACCACTGTATTTGTGGCAACACCTGTAAAGGGGGTACCTGAAGGCGGTGATGATGCGGCTGAAGCAGAATGGCGTGAAATTAGCTCCTTACAGGCTGGTGACTTAGCTTTCGATCATGACCTGATTCTAAGAGACCTACGAAGCTGGTTGAATCAGAGACAGAGCTTCTGGTCAACAAAGTCTCGTGAATGA
- a CDS encoding methyltransferase domain-containing protein, with protein MLNLIQDGDFVYIFLDAKRNWIRKVKKGKAFHSNRGMIEYDDMIGRPFGITVQSHSGVDFQIHKPSQTDIQVAMGRNTQIIYPKDAGTILVEAGISSGSRVVEAGTGSGALTFILANAVGSNGHIYTYEVREDMYNGARKNLEKYDVLDNITMHNKDIEEGIEEENVDAVVLDLATPWKIVDVVHKALKPSHYLASYSPTIEQTMKTCKAMGQSGNWGMIKTLEVLQRELLVREGKTRPKTWMIGHTGYLSFGRKLASDE; from the coding sequence GTGCTGAACTTGATACAGGATGGCGACTTTGTATACATATTCTTAGATGCGAAACGAAACTGGATACGGAAGGTCAAGAAGGGAAAAGCATTCCATTCTAACCGAGGTATGATTGAGTATGACGATATGATTGGACGTCCCTTCGGAATAACGGTGCAAAGTCATTCAGGAGTAGATTTTCAGATTCACAAGCCAAGCCAAACAGATATCCAGGTCGCTATGGGCCGCAATACCCAGATCATCTATCCGAAAGACGCTGGAACAATACTAGTCGAAGCTGGAATCAGCTCGGGTTCCAGAGTTGTAGAAGCCGGTACAGGCTCAGGTGCACTCACGTTCATACTAGCTAACGCTGTAGGTTCCAACGGTCATATCTATACGTATGAAGTCCGCGAAGATATGTACAACGGAGCACGGAAGAATCTAGAGAAATATGATGTCTTGGACAATATCACCATGCATAACAAAGACATTGAAGAAGGTATTGAGGAAGAAAATGTCGACGCGGTCGTATTAGATTTGGCCACACCTTGGAAGATTGTCGATGTTGTACATAAGGCTCTCAAGCCAAGTCATTACCTAGCCAGTTATAGCCCAACCATAGAACAAACCATGAAAACCTGTAAAGCTATGGGACAAAGCGGAAACTGGGGAATGATCAAAACTCTTGAAGTGCTTCAGCGAGAATTACTTGTTCGAGAGGGGAAGACAAGGCCAAAGACATGGATGATTGGCCATACGGGGTATCTCAGCTTTGGTAGAAAACTGGCTTCTGATGAGTGA
- a CDS encoding helix-turn-helix domain-containing protein, producing MNREEEMKKLRKEIHQLSMTVSNLEETIGELKSKVERNLTSKQTKANAQYDVFANQQSVIERDMSWERLIGLLEDTERGLTAQQLARKWGRSRSRTSEVLNTLVDEGRLVKFRDGRHMRFIAPDEEV from the coding sequence ATGAATAGAGAAGAAGAAATGAAGAAACTCAGAAAGGAAATACATCAACTGAGTATGACTGTTTCTAATCTTGAGGAGACTATTGGAGAACTGAAATCGAAAGTTGAACGGAATCTCACAAGCAAGCAGACAAAAGCAAACGCCCAGTACGATGTATTCGCTAATCAACAGAGCGTAATAGAGCGAGATATGAGCTGGGAAAGGCTCATTGGACTACTGGAAGATACCGAAAGAGGATTGACCGCTCAACAGCTTGCTAGAAAATGGGGAAGATCCCGTTCGCGCACCAGCGAAGTCCTGAACACATTGGTAGACGAAGGCAGATTGGTGAAATTCCGCGATGGACGTCATATGAGATTCATTGCACCAGATGAAGAAGTATAG